A region of Leptospira bouyouniensis DNA encodes the following proteins:
- the aroA gene encoding 3-phosphoshikimate 1-carboxyvinyltransferase, which yields MLQPQIKLNAKKEIYVPGDKSISHRTVLFCALSQGKSEIHGFLEGEDPLHTLHCFESMGLSVSSLGKGSYSVESPGKKNLKSPIGVLDFGNAGTGIRLSAGLLAGLPQIRATLTGDASLCKRPMARIMNPLKEMGAEILSVDGNDRAPLRIHGKQLKDYTYQSPIASAQIKSALVLAALSSDISIDYKESEVSRDHTENMIRFLGGNIVHHSPVHFTVNPPYNFEGTKYVIPGDISSAAFYIVFGLCVGGSEPLLIKNIGLNPSRIGILTVLQKMGGKIEIIAKRIECGEEIGDLLVYPSKLKRTVITEDLIPSIIDEIPILTIAGLFSEGGFQISHAEELRAKESDRILSMVSNLEKLGVKVNEMKDGYEFGEIGSINKAKIETFMDHRIAMSFAILSKLSGIELTFDDTSWVDTSFPGFFDILKSM from the coding sequence ATGTTGCAGCCACAAATCAAATTAAATGCAAAAAAAGAAATTTATGTCCCTGGAGATAAGTCCATCTCACATAGGACCGTGCTTTTTTGTGCACTCTCCCAAGGGAAATCCGAAATCCATGGCTTTTTAGAAGGGGAAGACCCCCTCCATACCTTGCATTGTTTTGAATCAATGGGTCTTTCTGTCAGTTCTCTCGGGAAAGGAAGTTATTCAGTCGAAAGCCCAGGCAAAAAAAATCTGAAATCTCCGATTGGTGTCTTGGATTTTGGAAATGCTGGAACAGGAATTCGTCTGTCTGCAGGGTTATTGGCGGGACTCCCTCAGATTCGCGCTACCCTTACAGGAGATGCTTCCCTTTGCAAACGACCTATGGCAAGAATCATGAACCCTTTAAAAGAGATGGGAGCTGAGATTCTATCTGTCGATGGCAACGACAGAGCGCCACTCCGTATCCATGGGAAACAATTAAAAGATTATACCTACCAAAGTCCAATTGCTTCTGCACAAATCAAAAGTGCTTTAGTCCTTGCCGCCTTGTCTTCAGACATCTCCATTGACTACAAAGAATCTGAAGTATCGAGAGACCATACTGAAAATATGATTCGGTTTCTTGGTGGAAACATCGTCCATCATTCTCCAGTGCATTTTACAGTAAATCCTCCTTACAATTTTGAAGGAACTAAGTATGTGATCCCAGGTGATATTTCTAGCGCAGCCTTTTATATTGTATTTGGGCTTTGTGTTGGAGGATCCGAACCACTCCTCATCAAAAACATTGGACTCAATCCTTCGCGGATTGGGATTCTGACTGTCTTACAAAAAATGGGTGGAAAAATTGAGATAATCGCCAAACGCATCGAATGCGGTGAAGAAATTGGAGACTTACTTGTTTACCCTTCCAAATTGAAACGAACTGTTATCACAGAAGATTTAATCCCTTCTATTATTGATGAAATTCCTATCTTAACCATAGCAGGACTTTTTTCAGAAGGTGGATTTCAAATTTCTCATGCAGAAGAACTGAGAGCCAAAGAATCAGACAGAATTTTGTCAATGGTATCCAATTTAGAAAAATTAGGTGTCAAGGTAAATGAAATGAAGGATGGATATGAATTTGGTGAAATAGGATCCATCAATAAAGCAAAAATTGAAACCTTTATGGACCATCGGATTGCCATGAGTTTTGCTATATTGTCTAAATTATCAGGCATCGAACTGACGTTTGATGATACAAGTTGGGTGGACACAAGTTTCCCTGGATTCTTCGACATCCTCAAATCCATGTGA
- a CDS encoding cyclic nucleotide-binding domain-containing protein, whose translation MPLDTSKNNQKIPVNPGEVLFIGGKAATSMNILHEGSVRVETTLGDTSIVLYSLEGANLTPGIFALLEGTPYPYTIRAKTSCVVSTYVMNQPNAKKTLTTKVSVGVMAVRTLLKEIGELYKRVLSIKGLASKFDQTMDNLGAVYYILNPSIFSDVTPGAKITRDENIIDPVMKLIRNNLAGFQEHGGILPEKPTVHFLEEDHGEFFEKDYSEAIEWNDAEFHFIRKILSVNPKISQALFEADPSLLQSAAESYVKTYRELFELLSKETYELSETMNSMFVGENGLLEKFNLTLDLFNTGYSTIPSTVLLPITEWALKKSKSLLDEYKQIFGTNYASTGNCLEKLESKQSELTSKFGHELNAQKNKEEAIAQGNDPIRAGIDTKALKVELLNSASQILNYSQADPESVKEFSTLMVKLKSFKNPLDPEPDNRKIRRTIAKTYWDVYKKSFTKWLQSGKQAPKAVELMLRYGYFDESLLDDGHIVELVGRLYQPGGNPSAPIHHGTDWLEKIYSREVPTSVDELGQTFFEKLKMDLKDSGIKSEKDIPPDYDTGEARLGSEITSMYEPNVRLTSGNIASHFPILTKYHITIPLEKCFVSKDDVEKALQYILGIDYTAFNREVIYRNEDIGIKNEFIQRSIIPDFILVPSIGPKIMMWQDLSIFRGAGSKESRGRICIPHFVTGDLKTFMLEAIAAFRWELCKNILGPDWNNVGIPSITADYTDYVQFYKKSKDLSPELKEKISSEFKRFRTDRDKFAYDYSLWIRYEAEGVQRVNRVVRSIFYRHIPFHKNIREKVSTQPAYAELHNRFKNIRTRQHKEFENKYKKYMDASGNLPKELYENLTFYEV comes from the coding sequence ATGCCTCTAGATACCAGTAAAAATAACCAAAAGATCCCAGTCAATCCAGGTGAAGTCCTTTTCATTGGTGGTAAAGCCGCAACGTCGATGAACATACTCCATGAGGGTTCGGTTCGAGTTGAGACTACCCTCGGTGATACAAGCATAGTTCTCTATAGTTTGGAAGGTGCAAACCTTACTCCAGGTATCTTTGCACTCTTAGAAGGAACGCCCTACCCTTATACAATTCGGGCAAAAACATCATGTGTTGTATCAACATATGTGATGAACCAACCCAATGCAAAAAAAACTCTCACAACAAAGGTATCAGTTGGGGTTATGGCAGTTCGCACCTTACTCAAGGAAATTGGAGAACTTTACAAACGAGTATTATCCATCAAAGGACTCGCTTCCAAATTTGATCAAACGATGGATAACTTGGGTGCAGTGTATTATATTTTAAACCCTTCTATTTTTTCTGATGTGACTCCTGGCGCAAAAATTACTCGAGACGAAAACATCATCGATCCTGTGATGAAACTCATTCGAAACAATCTTGCAGGTTTCCAAGAACATGGTGGAATTTTGCCTGAAAAACCAACGGTTCATTTTTTAGAGGAAGACCATGGTGAATTTTTCGAAAAGGATTATAGTGAAGCGATCGAATGGAATGATGCAGAATTTCATTTCATAAGAAAAATCCTTTCTGTGAATCCCAAAATTTCACAAGCTTTATTCGAAGCAGATCCAAGTTTACTACAAAGTGCTGCTGAAAGTTATGTAAAAACATATCGTGAATTATTTGAATTACTCAGCAAGGAAACCTATGAATTATCGGAAACAATGAATTCTATGTTTGTAGGCGAAAATGGTTTATTAGAAAAATTCAATCTTACCCTAGATTTATTTAATACGGGTTATTCGACAATTCCTTCTACTGTTTTACTTCCAATTACAGAATGGGCTCTGAAAAAATCAAAATCTCTTCTCGATGAATACAAACAAATATTTGGAACCAATTATGCATCAACAGGAAATTGTTTAGAGAAACTAGAATCAAAACAATCCGAACTAACATCCAAGTTTGGTCATGAATTAAATGCACAAAAAAACAAAGAGGAAGCGATTGCCCAAGGTAACGATCCAATCCGGGCAGGTATTGATACCAAGGCTTTAAAAGTTGAATTATTAAACTCAGCTAGCCAAATTTTAAACTATTCCCAAGCAGACCCAGAATCAGTAAAAGAGTTTTCGACTCTCATGGTGAAGCTTAAGTCTTTCAAAAATCCATTAGATCCGGAACCAGACAATCGTAAAATCAGAAGAACCATTGCCAAAACGTATTGGGATGTGTATAAAAAATCTTTCACAAAATGGTTACAATCTGGCAAACAAGCACCGAAAGCCGTTGAACTTATGTTACGTTACGGTTATTTTGATGAATCCTTACTTGATGATGGACATATCGTAGAGCTAGTAGGAAGGTTGTACCAACCTGGAGGGAATCCAAGTGCACCAATCCACCATGGAACAGATTGGTTAGAAAAAATTTATTCACGAGAAGTGCCAACGTCCGTGGACGAATTAGGGCAAACATTTTTTGAAAAATTGAAAATGGACCTAAAAGATTCTGGAATCAAATCGGAAAAAGACATTCCACCAGATTACGATACAGGAGAAGCAAGGCTTGGATCTGAAATAACATCCATGTACGAACCAAACGTAAGATTGACGTCAGGAAATATTGCAAGCCACTTTCCTATCTTAACAAAATACCATATCACAATTCCACTTGAGAAATGTTTTGTTTCCAAAGATGATGTTGAGAAAGCTCTACAATATATTTTGGGTATTGATTATACAGCATTCAATCGAGAAGTGATCTACAGAAACGAAGATATTGGAATCAAAAATGAATTCATCCAAAGGTCGATCATTCCAGATTTTATCTTAGTCCCATCAATTGGACCTAAAATTATGATGTGGCAAGACCTTTCAATCTTTCGCGGAGCTGGTTCCAAAGAGTCTAGAGGTAGAATTTGTATCCCTCATTTTGTAACGGGAGATCTCAAAACATTTATGTTGGAAGCTATCGCAGCGTTCCGTTGGGAATTATGTAAAAACATCCTTGGACCGGATTGGAACAATGTGGGAATTCCATCCATCACAGCAGATTACACGGATTATGTGCAATTTTATAAAAAAAGTAAGGATCTTTCGCCAGAACTCAAAGAAAAAATTTCTTCTGAATTCAAACGATTCCGAACTGACCGCGATAAATTTGCTTACGACTATTCTTTGTGGATACGATACGAAGCTGAAGGAGTACAACGTGTCAACCGAGTGGTACGTTCTATCTTCTACAGGCACATACCATTCCACAAAAATATCAGGGAAAAAGTATCAACACAACCGGCGTATGCAGAACTACACAACCGGTTCAAAAACATTCGCACACGACAACATAAAGAATTTGAGAATAAGTATAAAAAGTACATGGATGCCAGTGGAAATTTACCAAAAGAATTGTATGAAAATTTAACTTTTTACGAAGTTTAA